DNA from Felis catus isolate Fca126 chromosome B3, F.catus_Fca126_mat1.0, whole genome shotgun sequence:
TTGGCAAAATATAGCCAGTGGGCAGAATATGGCTTGCTGCTTATTTTTGTACAGCTCACGAGCTAAGAatggtttctgtcttttaaatggctgaaaaagaaatcaattatgacatataaaattacttaaaactaaaattccATTGTCCAATAAAAGCTATGGAACACAACCATATAATGTTAAAGTGCTTTCTCACTAAAATGCCAAGAGTGGGTAGTTGTGACACAGACTGAATATCCTTGCAAAGccaaaaatgtttactatctagCCCTTTATGGAAAATCTGCCAACCACCGGTATAGTGGAAGGAGGCTGGGTGTCAGGATAAGAGGATCATTCAGACTCTAAATAAAATAACGGACTAATCCTGGCAAGAGATGAGGTCTCAGTCATTAAATGTCTTCATTTGGAGGGATGAGATTCCATCCACAGCCTTCAAGGTACCTTTAGTGCTTGTATGTGTGAAATAAATGAGCCAGAGTTATTCACCTTGACATTTGAGATGATGGTTGGTCCAACAAAGTTGCCATTTTCATAGcctttcactttaatttttcgACCATCAAGGAGGATAGAAGCTCCCTCCTTTGTTCCACTATCAATCAGATTACAGACTCGCTCTTTGGCCTGGGGGGTGATCAGAGGGCCAAGATCAGCTCCAGGCTGGTCTCCTGTAAAACAACACAAAAGTATTTAATGTTTTCACTAACATATATTATGACTGCTAACTATGACAAGTACACTATAAAGAGAGGAATGGTTAAAGAGTAGACATGATTactcccactggccaaagccAACACTAAAACCAAGAGCTTAGTGCCACAGATGCAAAGTCTAAAGGAGCTAGGCAGATAACTGATTACCTGCATTGACTCTCAGGTTTTTGGCACGCTCCACCAGCTCTGGCAGCCACTTCTTAGCTTCTCCTACAAGGATTGCTGTGGAAAGAGCCATGCAGCGCTGACCAGCAGCTCCAAAGGCTGCCCCAACCAGCTGGTTCAGGGTATTTTCCTTATTGGCATCTGGCATGACTACTCCATGGTTCTTGGCTccctaaaggaaatacaaaaagtaCATGGATCTTCCTTGGCAAAATACAACGAGGCTAAGAAACTAAGCAAAATCTgagatttcaaataatttaaggaaagagagaatttaCCCTTTGTTGTTCTGAGGCTagatttattatcattttgataCTGCGAAATCTTGATAGCATAGAGTAAGTCTCCAGGttactttttttctactttcttagcTGATAAGCTGTTATATGTTTATTTAGATCAAAACcattaccaaaaaaacaaaacaaaacctccagTCACATAATCACATTCAGTCAAACTGACAGACTAAATACTGCACCCAGGAACCAAGAAGaactcccttctctttcctaagTTAGACAGGAAACAGTCTATTGTCTGCTGGGATTTCCAGCTATAAGAAGAGCAATGTGAACAAAGAGCTGCCAGTATAATACCGGTGGTCAGCTGAGTGGCGAAATAGGTGGACCTCTTGATACACCATTTCTGGAAAGAGGTTCCCCAAATTGGCTTGCTTCTAGATACATAGCCTCATAAATTTCTTTACTAGGTAGGATAACATGGTCATTTCTAAACATATGTTTCCAAATACAGTAATCTCCCCTTATCTGGGGTTTCACTTGCCACGGTTTCAGTCACCCAAGGTCAACTGAAGTCTGGAAACTATGCCTCCTAACACTTTGCCACAATGCCCACATCATTCATCTCACTTCATCTCATAaggtaggcattttatcatctcacatcatcgtCATAAGAAGGGTGAGTAAAGTATGATAGTTCAAGAGAccatattattaaaaacatttttttaacgtttatttattattgagagacagagtgacacagagtgtgagtaggggaggggtagagagagggggagacacagaatctgaagtagactccaggctctgagctgtcagcacagagcctgacgcggggctcgaactcacgaactgtgagatcatgaccgtgccgaagtcagtcgcctaaccaactgagccacccaggtgccccatcaagaGACCATATTATTATAGTGTAttgttaaaattctattttattattagttattattaatctttgtgcctaatttataaattaaaatttatcattgacatgtatttataggaaaaatatagtatatatggAGTTCAGTACTATCCACAGTTTCAGGGATCCACCGGGGGTCTTAGAAGGCATCCCCCACAGATTAGGGGTGACTACTGTACAACTATAGTTGAGTGCATGGATACCATGTTTGCTATTTAATTTTATCCCATTACACATAATATACTGTTAGACACAGAataaactcaataaatatgtaatgaGATGGGAGTGGCTTAAGTCAAATTGGCCAAAACACATTcaccaggaaaagaaataagtgagCATATCAGGAACTGTTTCTAGGCCTGTGCATAGGTGGCTATCCTTTCTGCAACATTAACCAAAGGGTGAGAAAGAGGCAACTGGATTTACATTTAGTATCAAAGAATTACTATGTACTTGGCAAGGAGCTAGTAAGAGAATAGTAAAACTACGCAAACAAGTAAACCATACTCACATACAGGGTATTTGGCTCCTTCTAGTACCTTAGATAGCATGGACTCTTAGGAAGAGCATATCTGACATTATAGTAGTTGGGATATGTgttgaatggaaggaaggagaaagggctAGAAAGGTATGAAGGAAGAAACAAGGCCAGAACTAGAATTCAGCTGCTACTGCTAAAGCCAAAGAATTTGAATAACATTCTTAATGAGAAAGGTGCTCTTTGTCACCAAGATAAAGTGTCTAAGATAAAAAGTAATTAAAGTGGCTTAGGATAAAAATCATTACCAGGTTCATGGTTAAAAGGAAGACATTCAGGATGAAATGGGAATAAAGACACATTGGCATGACAGTGGGATAGTAATGCCTCGGCTGAAGGGCTGTTTGTaggtaattttattattattttttaaagtttatttattttgagaaagacagagagaatgagcaggggaggggcagagagacagggagagagagaatcccaagcaggctccatgctagcagtgtagagcctgacacagggctcaatctcacgaccgtgagatcatgacctgagcagaaattaagagtcggacgctcaactgactgagccacccggggaacccctgtaattttaatacatataacagatttggggggaaaaacgAATAAGAAGTCACCATATTGGCTTGAACTCTCTTGCCATGTCTTGACCCTCTCTCGAAGATGTACTCTCCTGCCTGGTTGGATCCCACAAAGCTGATTGCTTTGATATCCGGATGATCACAAATAAAGTTTACagctttaagaagaaaagaaatgattaccacaaagGAGCAAATGTCCGTGGGCTTCTCAACATGGCAAATTTGCCTTTTTCCATTGCTATGAATGAGAAGTTTCTATGCTTCTATTTTTCTAGTTTCGATTCCCATTTTGaagttctttcctttctcttaaattCTTTAAACTACTATTTCTATTTAGCCTCTtccctttcattatttttctcatttgttatacCTACTTCTAACTCCAAAGGCTACAACTCCTGTTTTCCTCCAAAATAGCAGCCTTTTAATACTCAACTCTTCCTTTTATCCTTTAAGAATGTGGTATTTCTTTAACTGTTACTATATACTGGGACTCTCAGATACTACTGTGCTGTCATGTGAGCAGCAATATAGCatgatttaaaagtaaaaaccagAGTTTCCCTGGGTACTGACAGTCTGGCTTTGATTGTTTCTAGCAAATGACTTCATTTcattaagcctcagtttccttacctgtaaaatggaaaaacaatagtATCTACTGTTTATAGGTTTCATAAACCTAAGGATTGTTTATAACACTCCTTAAAGGagtgttataaagattaaatgagataatatatgaaaAGCACTAGAAACTGCCTGAAACACAGTAGTGCTTTTtaagtgttagctattactaTGTGAATTAGAAGGCCTTCAGTCTCTCTGAGGTCTATAAATTTTTCAGTATAGAACTGCAAACattctcttttatctcttttgtctTGACCTAATCCGTATTTCTTTGTCCCAATGTATTCTGTAGGGCCAGAAGCACTGCTACTCCCCAGTCAGTTTCCTTAGCATACAGGGATGGCAGTCAACAAACATTACCTTCAAACATGGAGGTTACTATCAGTAAATCCCTTCCTCCCTAGGTTCCTCATCCTAAAATATTCCTTCACCACtcaacaccttgattttttttggtAGCCAGATTAAGTGCCATGTACAGAAGGGCAGTTACCTTCATGTTGTCCATGGATGATATTTAGTGTTCCATCTGGGGCACCAGAGTCCTGGAACAACTTAGCAAGAAGCATGCTTGCTCCAGGAACTCGCTCTGATGGTTTCAGTAGGAAGGTATTTCCACACACTATGGCCATTGGAAACATCCACAGGGGGATCATGGCAGGAAAATTGAATGGAGCAATGCCTGCGCACACCCCCAGAGGCAGACGGTAGGAATAAAGGTCCATGTCTTTGGTGATGGATGGCATAGTCTCTCCCAGCAGGAGGGATGTTACACTGCAGGCATGCTCAACCACCTCTGCAACAGAGAAGCAGTCAGACCACCAGCTCTCCACTGGGCACTACTTAGCTTTGTCCTGCTCTAGTCAGCCCTGTGACAGAGAATGGCTCATGCCAATGACACACAGCAGAAAGATCGACTTGCCCGTCCATGTGAAGGGGCTGAGCAAAATGAGATTctccaaataggaaaaaaaaaaaaaaaaaaaaaagagtgaaatgcaTATATCTACTGAACgatcaagtaaaataaatgaaataaactgatcccatagGTACCTAAGAAGTATTGCCATTTTCCACAAGTATTAAAAAAGATCATGGGATAGGAAAATCTACATGGAAGAAGCAACCTCCCGTTCCGAGATCTTTGCCTCCCATCTTCCTTTGCTCCTTCCCAAAGGGTTCCTGAACTCCCCGAGAGGGACTCCCAGCTTACGAAGGCCTCGGAATACATCTCCTTCAGCATCAGCAAGGGTCTTCCCTTGTTCCAATGTGATTAACTTGGCGATTTCTTtctagagaaaacacacacagaaaccaaGGCAAAGATGTGCCTCCTTTTAGTTCTTAGGTAGCcaaggaagaacaaaactgggGGAGAAGTAGTATAAGGGAGAGAGCCATGATCTATGTCTCTGCATTGTGGAGTTACAAGGGCAGCTAAAAGGCCTTCTGCATCCTAGGCAACAGCTTGGAAAATAACACCATTCTGATTTCTTACCAAGTTTTCTTTAATGAGTTGTTGATAGCGGAGCAGGATCTGCTGGCGGCTTAATACTGAAGTGTCCGCCCATGCGGGAAAAGCACGTTTGCAGGAAGCAACAGCCGTGTCCATTTCGGCCTTGGTGGCCAGAGGAACATGACCAATGACCTCATTGGTGGCCTGATGGGAAAGAGCAGCACATCATATTTTGCCCCTTGCCTGCCTTGTCCATTTTTCACCTAGTCATAGAGGCAGCACTATGTACTTCACGACAAACACCCAAGTCCCTAATTTCCCACCACGTTCCGAGAATTCTAGACTAGTCAGTTTAAATGCCAAAGTAGCTTTGCTTACTGGGTTGTGGATGTCAATCCATTTGTCACTTTTGGATTCAACAAATTTCCCATCAATGAAGAGCTTTACAGTTGGCTGGAAaataaaaaccccacaaaacttgTATTAGTGAATTGTTCCTCTCCCTTTCACAAAGAGGAAGGAATTCAGGGTTGAGAGTGAATCTTCTGTTCTCTAGAAATGCTAACACTAAGAAAGAGATATACAATGTGCTTGTCTATAGTGTTCATTAAGATGTGGCCGAGCCTCTCAATACTGTGATTTCTCTGAGGAAAAGTCCCTGCTAATCACACAGTGGAACTTTATGTTGCTGTGAAGCACCGACTGAAAAAGCAGCAGATTCTGTATTAACAAAGATTAGCTAGTTGACTTGTTCACCCAGCTGACTTTTTGTCATGTCACCATGAGCATGAATTACACTTACGATTAAAAGActagagccaaagtcagacacttaaccaactgagctacccaggcacccctctgtgtgTGGTTTTTCTGAGAAGTAGCTTCCTTACATTACATTTTCAAAGGAGGCTGTGGACCAAAAAAGGCGAAGGACTGCTATGTTATAGTGTGTGCATGCTTTTAAATAGAAAGGATTTCAAGCACCTGTCCTTATGTGTTAGATTTTAGGTACTGCAAATGGCTGACAATTCTGTGAAAACAACTTTAAAGATTGTGAAGAAGAGGACAACTATCTGGCAGGATCAATAAACCCTCTAGAAGCCatgaaaatgtttgtattttttgacaTAGTAATCCTACCTCAGAAGGACGATAatctaaaagaaggaaaaaactatataaataaatgtttgttttataatattgaaaaagtCAATCAGTTTAGGTGTTATATGGGAAAATTTTTAGTTAATTCAGGCTACATATACttgatggaatattatgcagctattaaaaatcataactgtaggggcgcctgagtggctcagttggttgggcatctgacttcagctcgggtcatgatctcgcagtttgtgggtttgtcggtttgagccctgcattgggctctgtgctgacaacacagggccggctttggatcctctgtctccctctctctctgcccctcccctgctcacatgatccctctctctctctctctctcaaaaataacaacaacaacaaaaaaatcatagCTATACGGGacctgtgtggcccagtcagttaagcatttgactttggctcaggtcacgatcttgtggtttgtgagctcaagccctgtgatACGGGgcctgtgtggcccagtcagttaagcattcgactttggctcaggtcacaatcttgtggtttgcaagttcaagccccgtgttgggctctgtgctgacagctcagagcctggaacctgtttcggattctgtgtctctatatctctgcccctcccctgctcatgctctatctctctctcactcaaaaataaaacattttgaaaattaaaaaaaaaatcacagctatAAAGAGCATCTTGCAATACTGAAAATGCTTACGACATATAATTAACAGAATTTAGATAAGAAAACCAAGATAGAAGGTTTCACATATACTCTGATCACAATAATATAAAGAAGATAAATGGGAATACCCCAAAATTATACTGTATTCCTTCTCAGAAGTAAAACTTTAGTACCCAATAAACTTAccactgaagaagaaaaggaggatgCTGGGTACCAAGTGGAATTCACCTTGGAAGAGACCTGTGAGGTAAAAGAATGATTATTTTGATAAATGAGAgcagaaaattattaaaacttgGAATGGCTACCATATGCTTAACATTACACTAGTTACTACGGGCATACGAAAAATGATTTGGTGTTTGCTCCCAAGGGTCATATAGTCTTTAAGGAGAAAAGATAACAGACGATGAGGTACGgcaaactataagaaaataataaatcataatgATCATGTCCTCAGTGTCCAGGGAAGTCCTGATTTAAAAGgttttggtggctcagtcagtgaaatgtccaactcctgactttagctcaggtcatgatgtcacggttcatgggtttgagccccacattgggctctatgctgacagtgcggagcctgcttgggattctctctccctgtctctctgcccctcccctgcttgctctctctctccctctcaaaataaagaaacttaaaaaaagtttttttattggaccatattttcctaatttttggcCTGGAAAATGTAGTCACCACAAATCTTAACAATATGAAAACTCTTAAATGGTATCCAACACAATCGGGTGTCGAATATAAGATAGCATATAACCAAGTGTCAAATGTAAGTGTAAGTATTTACATGCCCATATAAATACTtgaacataaatgtttatagcagctttgtgAAAGCCCCAAACTTAGCAATAACCAAAACCACTGGATGGGTGAATAGGGAAActaatgtggtatatccatacattggaatagtactcagcaatgaaaagaactATTACACATGCAGCAACTATAGCAATTATAACTGGGTAAACTGGATAACTATAGCAATTATACTGggtaaaagaagtcagacatgCAAACAGTATACactttatgatctcatttatataaaactagaaaatgcaaactaatctatagtgctagaaagcagatcagtggttgcctggggatgATGGAGGAAGTGGAGAAGATGGGATAGGAAGGTAACTTTTTGGGGTGACAGATATGCCCATTATCTTGAATGTGATGATATTTCCACaggtgtatataaatataaaacttggggtgcctgggtggctcagtcagttaagcatctggctcttggttttggctcaggtcatgatctcttggtttgtgagtttgagctccacatcaggctccatgctgatggtgcagagcctgcttgggattctctctccttctctctctctgtccctcccctactcctgtgctttctctctctcaaaataaataaacttaaaaaaaaaaaccacgaatataaaacttatcaaatggtatactt
Protein-coding regions in this window:
- the ALDH6A1 gene encoding methylmalonate-semialdehyde dehydrogenase [acylating], mitochondrial, whose protein sequence is MRKCGRLGGLGLAAVALLGSHPQQGLVEADCRQLRTMAAAVAAAAAVRTRILQVSSKVNSTWYPASSFSSSVPTVKLFIDGKFVESKSDKWIDIHNPATNEVIGHVPLATKAEMDTAVASCKRAFPAWADTSVLSRQQILLRYQQLIKENLKEIAKLITLEQGKTLADAEGDVFRGLQVVEHACSVTSLLLGETMPSITKDMDLYSYRLPLGVCAGIAPFNFPAMIPLWMFPMAIVCGNTFLLKPSERVPGASMLLAKLFQDSGAPDGTLNIIHGQHEAVNFICDHPDIKAISFVGSNQAGEYIFERGSRHGKRVQANMGAKNHGVVMPDANKENTLNQLVGAAFGAAGQRCMALSTAILVGEAKKWLPELVERAKNLRVNAGDQPGADLGPLITPQAKERVCNLIDSGTKEGASILLDGRKIKVKGYENGNFVGPTIISNVKPTMTCYKEEIFGPVLVVLETDTLDEAIKIVNDNPYGNGTAIFTTNGATARKYSHLVDVGQVGVNVPIPVPLPMFSFTGSRSSFRGDTNFYGKQGIQFYTQLKTITSQWKEEDATLSSPAVVMPTMGR